The proteins below come from a single Triticum aestivum cultivar Chinese Spring chromosome 5D, IWGSC CS RefSeq v2.1, whole genome shotgun sequence genomic window:
- the LOC123121097 gene encoding chlorophyll a-b binding protein 7, chloroplastic isoform X1 produces the protein MPPLLLRSPAPPSAGVFCRRRKRMRARASWQELAGVLVFSAVPFTAVKAIANSPLGASLRRRLESRKASAAAEADALRTAAREARSSSFWYGGARPRWLGPLRYDYPEHLAGEYPGDYGFDIAGLGRDPVAFANYFNFEILHCRWAMLAALGVVVPELLDLFGIVHFVEPVWWKVGYAKLQGDTLDYLGIPGFRIAGGQGIIVIAICQALLMVGPEYARYCGIEALEPLGIYLPGDINYPGGALFDPLGLSKDPVAFEELKVKEIKNGRLAMVAWIGFYAQAAVTGKGPVQNLIEHLSDPLRNNVLSPFL, from the exons atgcctcccctcctcctccgctcccccgcgccgccgtccgctgGTGTCTTCTGCCGGCGGCGGAAAAGAATGCGTGCGCGTGCATCGTGGCAGGAGCTGGCGGGCGTGCTGGTGTTCTCCGCCGTCCCCTTCACCGCCGTCAAGGCCATCGCCAACAGCCCCCTCGGCGCCAGCCTCCGGCGCCGCCTCGAGTCCAGgaaggcctccgccgccgctgagGCAGACGCCCTCCGCACCGCCGCCCGCGAGGCCCGCAGCTCCAG CTTTTGGTACGGAGGAGCTCGGCCGAGGTGGCTCGGTCCCCTCCGGTACGACTACCCGGAGCACCTGGCCGGAGAGTACCCGGGCGATTACGGGTTCGATATAGCAGGTCTGGGCCGGGACCCCGTTGCTTTCGCCAACTACTTTAA CTTTGAGATCTTACATTGTCGATGGGCCATGCTTGCTGCTCTTGGTGTTGTTGTTCCTGAGCTGTTAGATCTATTTGGGATAGTGCATTTTGTTGAGCCTGTCTGGTGGAAGGTTGGTTATGCCAAACTTCAG GGTGATACTCTTGATTACCTTGGGATTCCTGGGTTCCGAATTGCTGGTGGTCAAGGCATCATCGTCATCGCTATCTGTCAGGCCCTTCTGATG GTTGGGCCAGAATATGCGAGATACTGTGGGATCGAGGCGCTAGAACCCTTGGGAATATATCTTCCTGGGGACATAAACTACCCAGGTGGAGCACTGTTCGATCCCTTGGGGCTGTCCAAAGACCCTGTTGCGTTTGAAGAACTCAAGGTGAAGGAGATCAAGAATGGTCGTCTCGCAATGGTTGCATGGATCGGATTCTACGCCCAGGCTGCTGTAACCGGCAAGGGCCCTGTGCAGAACCTCATCGAGCACTTGTCGGATCCACTCCGCAACAACGTTTTATCCCCCTTTCTTTGA
- the LOC123121097 gene encoding chlorophyll a-b binding protein 7, chloroplastic isoform X2 — translation MPPLLLRSPAPPSAGVFCRRRKRMRARASWQELAGVLVFSAVPFTAVKAIANSPLGASLRRRLESRKASAAAEADALRTAAREARSSSFWYGGARPRWLGPLRYDYPEHLAGEYPGDYGFDIAGLGRDPVAFANYFNFEILHCRWAMLAALGVVVPELLDLFGIVHFVEPVWWKGDTLDYLGIPGFRIAGGQGIIVIAICQALLMVGPEYARYCGIEALEPLGIYLPGDINYPGGALFDPLGLSKDPVAFEELKVKEIKNGRLAMVAWIGFYAQAAVTGKGPVQNLIEHLSDPLRNNVLSPFL, via the exons atgcctcccctcctcctccgctcccccgcgccgccgtccgctgGTGTCTTCTGCCGGCGGCGGAAAAGAATGCGTGCGCGTGCATCGTGGCAGGAGCTGGCGGGCGTGCTGGTGTTCTCCGCCGTCCCCTTCACCGCCGTCAAGGCCATCGCCAACAGCCCCCTCGGCGCCAGCCTCCGGCGCCGCCTCGAGTCCAGgaaggcctccgccgccgctgagGCAGACGCCCTCCGCACCGCCGCCCGCGAGGCCCGCAGCTCCAG CTTTTGGTACGGAGGAGCTCGGCCGAGGTGGCTCGGTCCCCTCCGGTACGACTACCCGGAGCACCTGGCCGGAGAGTACCCGGGCGATTACGGGTTCGATATAGCAGGTCTGGGCCGGGACCCCGTTGCTTTCGCCAACTACTTTAA CTTTGAGATCTTACATTGTCGATGGGCCATGCTTGCTGCTCTTGGTGTTGTTGTTCCTGAGCTGTTAGATCTATTTGGGATAGTGCATTTTGTTGAGCCTGTCTGGTGGAAG GGTGATACTCTTGATTACCTTGGGATTCCTGGGTTCCGAATTGCTGGTGGTCAAGGCATCATCGTCATCGCTATCTGTCAGGCCCTTCTGATG GTTGGGCCAGAATATGCGAGATACTGTGGGATCGAGGCGCTAGAACCCTTGGGAATATATCTTCCTGGGGACATAAACTACCCAGGTGGAGCACTGTTCGATCCCTTGGGGCTGTCCAAAGACCCTGTTGCGTTTGAAGAACTCAAGGTGAAGGAGATCAAGAATGGTCGTCTCGCAATGGTTGCATGGATCGGATTCTACGCCCAGGCTGCTGTAACCGGCAAGGGCCCTGTGCAGAACCTCATCGAGCACTTGTCGGATCCACTCCGCAACAACGTTTTATCCCCCTTTCTTTGA
- the LOC123121097 gene encoding chlorophyll a-b binding protein 7, chloroplastic isoform X3, which yields MPPLLLRSPAPPSAGVFCRRRKRMRARASWQELAGVLVFSAVPFTAVKAIANSPLGASLRRRLESRKASAAAEADALRTAAREARSSSFEILHCRWAMLAALGVVVPELLDLFGIVHFVEPVWWKVGYAKLQGDTLDYLGIPGFRIAGGQGIIVIAICQALLMVGPEYARYCGIEALEPLGIYLPGDINYPGGALFDPLGLSKDPVAFEELKVKEIKNGRLAMVAWIGFYAQAAVTGKGPVQNLIEHLSDPLRNNVLSPFL from the exons atgcctcccctcctcctccgctcccccgcgccgccgtccgctgGTGTCTTCTGCCGGCGGCGGAAAAGAATGCGTGCGCGTGCATCGTGGCAGGAGCTGGCGGGCGTGCTGGTGTTCTCCGCCGTCCCCTTCACCGCCGTCAAGGCCATCGCCAACAGCCCCCTCGGCGCCAGCCTCCGGCGCCGCCTCGAGTCCAGgaaggcctccgccgccgctgagGCAGACGCCCTCCGCACCGCCGCCCGCGAGGCCCGCAGCTCCAG CTTTGAGATCTTACATTGTCGATGGGCCATGCTTGCTGCTCTTGGTGTTGTTGTTCCTGAGCTGTTAGATCTATTTGGGATAGTGCATTTTGTTGAGCCTGTCTGGTGGAAGGTTGGTTATGCCAAACTTCAG GGTGATACTCTTGATTACCTTGGGATTCCTGGGTTCCGAATTGCTGGTGGTCAAGGCATCATCGTCATCGCTATCTGTCAGGCCCTTCTGATG GTTGGGCCAGAATATGCGAGATACTGTGGGATCGAGGCGCTAGAACCCTTGGGAATATATCTTCCTGGGGACATAAACTACCCAGGTGGAGCACTGTTCGATCCCTTGGGGCTGTCCAAAGACCCTGTTGCGTTTGAAGAACTCAAGGTGAAGGAGATCAAGAATGGTCGTCTCGCAATGGTTGCATGGATCGGATTCTACGCCCAGGCTGCTGTAACCGGCAAGGGCCCTGTGCAGAACCTCATCGAGCACTTGTCGGATCCACTCCGCAACAACGTTTTATCCCCCTTTCTTTGA
- the LOC123121097 gene encoding chlorophyll a-b binding protein 7, chloroplastic isoform X4, which yields MPPLLLRSPAPPSAGVFCRRRKRMRARASWQELAGVLVFSAVPFTAVKAIANSPLGASLRRRLESRKASAAAEADALRTAAREARSSSFEILHCRWAMLAALGVVVPELLDLFGIVHFVEPVWWKGDTLDYLGIPGFRIAGGQGIIVIAICQALLMVGPEYARYCGIEALEPLGIYLPGDINYPGGALFDPLGLSKDPVAFEELKVKEIKNGRLAMVAWIGFYAQAAVTGKGPVQNLIEHLSDPLRNNVLSPFL from the exons atgcctcccctcctcctccgctcccccgcgccgccgtccgctgGTGTCTTCTGCCGGCGGCGGAAAAGAATGCGTGCGCGTGCATCGTGGCAGGAGCTGGCGGGCGTGCTGGTGTTCTCCGCCGTCCCCTTCACCGCCGTCAAGGCCATCGCCAACAGCCCCCTCGGCGCCAGCCTCCGGCGCCGCCTCGAGTCCAGgaaggcctccgccgccgctgagGCAGACGCCCTCCGCACCGCCGCCCGCGAGGCCCGCAGCTCCAG CTTTGAGATCTTACATTGTCGATGGGCCATGCTTGCTGCTCTTGGTGTTGTTGTTCCTGAGCTGTTAGATCTATTTGGGATAGTGCATTTTGTTGAGCCTGTCTGGTGGAAG GGTGATACTCTTGATTACCTTGGGATTCCTGGGTTCCGAATTGCTGGTGGTCAAGGCATCATCGTCATCGCTATCTGTCAGGCCCTTCTGATG GTTGGGCCAGAATATGCGAGATACTGTGGGATCGAGGCGCTAGAACCCTTGGGAATATATCTTCCTGGGGACATAAACTACCCAGGTGGAGCACTGTTCGATCCCTTGGGGCTGTCCAAAGACCCTGTTGCGTTTGAAGAACTCAAGGTGAAGGAGATCAAGAATGGTCGTCTCGCAATGGTTGCATGGATCGGATTCTACGCCCAGGCTGCTGTAACCGGCAAGGGCCCTGTGCAGAACCTCATCGAGCACTTGTCGGATCCACTCCGCAACAACGTTTTATCCCCCTTTCTTTGA
- the LOC123121098 gene encoding ferrochelatase-2, chloroplastic: protein MECVRSGALDLGRSGNFLGKSGSTTSCGKVRCSTNLAGSTKCEQNLHGKVKPLLLSASGKARGTSGLVHRSQVLKHQHHLSVRSTSTDVCTTFDEDVKGVSSHAVEEKVGVLLLNLGGPETLNDVQPFLFNLFADPDIIRLPRLFRFLQRPLAKLISTFRAPKSKEGYASIGGGSPLRKITDEQANALKVALKSKNLEADIYVGMRYWYPFTEEAIDQIKKDKITKLVVLPLYPQYSISTSGSSIRVLQNIVKEDQYFAGLPISIIESWYQREGYVKSMADLIEKELSVFTNPEEVMIFFSAHGVPLTYVKDAGDPYRDQMEDCIALIMEELKSRGTLNDHTLAYQSRVGPVQWLKPYTDEVLVELGQKGVKSLLAVPVSFVSEHIETLEEIDMEYRELALESGIENWGRVPALGCTSSFISDLADAVVEALPSASAMVTRKVKDTDSDMDMMHYLTKMFFGSVLAFFLLLSPRLVSAFRNTLH from the exons ATGGAGTGCGTCCGCTCCGGGGCTCTTGATCTGGGGCGCTCCGGGAATTTCTTGGGGAAGAGCGGTTCCACGAC GTCATGTGGTAAAGTCAGATGTTCTACAAACCTTGCTGGTTCTACCAAATGCGAGCAAAACTTGCATGGGAAGGTTAAACCCTTGCTGTTGTCAGCAAGTGGAAAAGCAAGGGGAACCTCTGGTTTGGTTCACAGAAGTCAAGTACTTAAACATCAGCACCATCTTTCTGTGAGATCCACCTCTACCGATGTATGTACTACTTTTGATGAAGATGTCAAAGGTGTATCTTCACATGCTGTTGAGGAAAAGGTTGGAGTGCTGTTACTAAATCTTGGTGGTCCAGAGACCCTCAATGATGTTCAACCATTTTTGTTCAACCTCTTTGCTGATCCA GATATCATCCGACTCCCTAGGCTGTTCAGGTTTCTTCAAAGACCACTGGCCAAACTTATTTCTACTTTTAGAGCTCCTAAGAGTAAAGAGGGGTATGCCTCAATTGGTGGTGGATCACCTCTGCGGAAAATTACCGACGAGCAG GCAAATGCTTTGAAGGTTGCACTAAAAAGTAAGAACTTGGAAGCAGATATATATGTTGGAATGCGTTATTGGTACCCATTCACCGAAGAAGCCATCGATCAG ATTAAGAAGGATAAAATTACGAAGCTTGTGGTTCTTCCACTATACCCTCAATACTCCATATCAACAAGCGGTTCTAGTATCCGCGTTCTCCAAAACATTGTCAA GGAAGATCAATACTTTGCTGGCTTGCCAATCTCCATTATTGAATCTTGGTACCAGCGCGAGGGCTATGTGAAATCAATGGCTGACTTAATTGAGAAGGAACTATCAGTTTTTACGAATCCTGAAGAG GTTATGATATTCTTCAGTGCACATGGAGTACCACTTACCTATGTTAAGGATGCTGGAGATCCATACAGAGATCAGATGGAAGACTGCATTGCTTTGATCATGGAGGAGTTGAAATCCAGAGGAACCTTGAATGACCATACTCTGGCTTACCAG AGTCGCGTGGGACCAGTTCAATGGCTTAAGCCATATACTGATGAAGTTTTAGTTGAACTTGGTCAAAAGGGTGTAAAGAGTCTCCTGGCTGTCCCAGTAAG CTTCGTGAGCGAGCATATTGAGACACTGGAAGAAATCGACATGGAGTACAGGGAGTTGGCTCTAGAGTCGGGCATTGAGAACTGGGGCAGGGTTCCAGCTCTTGGATGCACCTCATCCTTCATCTCGGACCTCGCCGATGCTGTCGTCGAAGCCCTTCCCTCTGCCTCCGCGATGGTGACCAGAAAGGTCAAGGATACTGACTCTGACATGGACATGATGCATTACCTGACCAAGATGTTCTTCGGCTCGGTCCTGGCCTTCTTCCTGCTGTTATCCCCGAGGCTAGTTTCCGCTTTCCGGAACACTCTTCATTGA